CCCAGCGCGGCAAAAACCGTGTGGCGCATCGCGGGATTCTCCGGGGGGGTGGGACGTCAGCGCAGGTCGGGGTCGTTCTCGGCGTCGGCTTTGCGATACAGCCGGGTGGGGATCAGGGTCTCGGCCGGAAGCTCCTCGCCCTTCGAATGGCGGACGATCGCGGCCACGATCTCCTCCCCCATCCGCGCCGGGAATTGGATCGGGTCGGCGTAGATCGACCCCGCGCGGATCGCCTCTTTCCCCTCCGGCTGGCCATCGAAGCCGACGACCACGACCTGCGCCGCCTTCCCCGCCTTCTCGAGGGCGCCGACGGCGCCAAGCGCCGAGGGATCGTTGATCGCGAAGATCCCGCGGAGGTCGGCGTGGGCCTGGAGGACGTCCTCGGCGGCCTTGTAGCCCATGTCGCGCGCCCCGCCCGCCTCGAGCTCGGCGACGATCTCGATCGCCGCCGTCCCGGCGGGCAGGCCTTTGTTGTGGGCCTCGACCGCCTCGCGGAATCCCGCCACGCGCAGCAGGCAGCTCTCGGCCTGCTTGAAGTGGAGGATCGCCACCTTCCCGCCACTGCTGCCGAGGGCTTCGATCATCGCCGCCGCCGCTTCCCTGCCGCCGCCGAAGTTGTCGCTGGCGACCTGGGTGACGACCTTCGCGTCGCCGCCGCGGTAGGGGATGTCGACGGTGAACACGGGGATCCCGGCGGCGTTGGCCTCCGCGATCACCGGCCCGATCGCCTTGGAATCGCAGGGCGACAGCACGATCGCCGCCACGCGGCGGACGATGAAGTCCTTGACCTGGTTCCCCTGCTTGGCCACGTCCTTGTCGCCGGAAAGGATCTGGGCCTCGTAGCTCGACTTCCGCGCCGTCGCGGTGATCGCGTCGCCGATCACCTTGAAGAACGGGTTGTCGAGCGTGAGCAGCGAGACGCCGATCGTGCCGCGCGGCACCGGCGCGGCGCCCTGGCCGTCGTCGGCCGCCGGGCGCCGGGGGCGCTCGGGGCGCGGGGCGGCGGG
This region of Planctomycetota bacterium genomic DNA includes:
- a CDS encoding substrate-binding domain-containing protein; translation: MTDAPCWPENQPPADRGGRRRFATSATVRCVAALLALAALVAGCSRPAAPRPERPRRPAADDGQGAAPVPRGTIGVSLLTLDNPFFKVIGDAITATARKSSYEAQILSGDKDVAKQGNQVKDFIVRRVAAIVLSPCDSKAIGPVIAEANAAGIPVFTVDIPYRGGDAKVVTQVASDNFGGGREAAAAMIEALGSSGGKVAILHFKQAESCLLRVAGFREAVEAHNKGLPAGTAAIEIVAELEAGGARDMGYKAAEDVLQAHADLRGIFAINDPSALGAVGALEKAGKAAQVVVVGFDGQPEGKEAIRAGSIYADPIQFPARMGEEIVAAIVRHSKGEELPAETLIPTRLYRKADAENDPDLR